The genomic segment CGTCTCGTCCGTGTCTTGTTCCAAGGAAGCATTCTACGGCGCCGTCTGTCCGTCGCAATAGTAAGTGGCGCCCGTCCGTTTGCCGTTCTCAGGGCTCTCTCGGTTTCGCCAGATTTGGATCAAATCATCGCCACAAGACATTATGAAAAGACACTGGCTACGGATGAACTTCCGAATAGTATTAACAAGCCAATGCGAGAAGGTTTACTATTACCGCACACAGAATTACAAGACGAATATGGGCTAGCAGGTATTCACCGTGAAGCCCCGAAAGTATCTTACCTAAAGGGAACAGGGACAAGAGGACTTATCTCGCCTTGGCATCATGAtctcgctctctctctccctcttccCCTCGGCTCACTCTTCTATCTTGCTCGTCCTATAATCGCCGAAGAGTATGGCCGCTCCCACTCGCCAGAAAACTTGCCTGGTTCTCTCTTGCTGACTGGGCCCGTTGACCACACACCCACCCCGTCCCTATCCTCGGCCACCCTCCACAAACAAGTGACCACACACCCACCAATGCGCATCGCATCCCACCCGCAACGGGCTGCTCTTTCCTACCGTAGTCCAAGGTATCCGTAGATTCTAGGTAGGTACGAGtgcttccttccttcctctGCCTCTCCAGCTCCACTCTGCTGTCTCCGTCTCGTTCCCCTCCCGTCCTTGCTGTTCTCGCGCCGTCCGTACCGTCCGTACCTTACCGTACCATACCGTGGTGACCCTCTTCCTCCGTAAGCTCCCATAGGTAGCCAGTCTGAGGTGAAATCCCGATTCCCTCAGTCTCTTGTTCTTTCCCCACTGCCCTCCCAACCCTGGACTGGGATCTCGACCCGGGCCAGCCTGACCTTCCACACTACCCGCGACCTTACATTGCCTTACTGCGACTCTCCTCCTTCCCCCCCGTCCCATGTCCACCGTATCCTTCTCGAAGCCAAGCAAAGTACCTCACCCCCGGCCACCGTTTCTAACCAGGTACCTCATCCCGGGAATCGCGCAGAAGTGCCGCCTTTGCTGTTGAAAATACAAAACCttccctcttcctcctccagcTCTACCTTGCCCGCCCACCAAGAAAACGAGATCAcacaccacacacacacacacaccattACTGCGTACTCACACGCACACATTCATACAGACACTATCCGCACTCGCTCGCCCATCCAGCGTCAACCGTACATACCTACATACATATACATACTTTCGGCACCCCATCCTTCAGACGGTTTCCCTATCGTTGCAACACACATTTGTTTATTATTTTCCCATCATCCCTCTTCCCCACGTCGTCTCACTCTCGACGCAGCTCATTTACGCCGCTTCATCGACTCGACTCACACACATACTCAAGGCTTTTCCCCCGCCCTGTGTATCTGACCAGACCAGCTACTTTTTCACCTCGCTACAAGATCTGGAGTGCATCGCAGCGCCGTAACACTCGAACAAAAAGAAATAACCGATTCCCCGAAAGCCTGTGAGTGTGTTTCTCCCCTTCAGAGCCGTTGTTCTACCTCCTCGTCCTGCACGCACTGCCCTTTAAAACTTTCCGACCACCATCCACCCGCACATCCTCTCATCCCATCCCCACCAACCTCTCTTATCACTCATCCCGCTCGACCACCTCCGCCCTCTGCTTTTTCCCTTACTTTCTTGCCCTCAACTCAACCCGCGTACGTTTTGCTTGGCCCTCCGAACGAGTCTCGCACAAAAAGTTCGCTTCTCGCCTCTGACTGCAAGTTTCCGCTGCGCAATACATGCATCTTTGCCGCTCAATACACAGCAGCCCAAGCGCATACTCCTCCATACCCTCGTCTGCAATTCTCAGAGTGCGCAGCACCCGTCTCCACATCTCACTCACACCCAAAAATAAACCCTGGGCCACCAACCGTCCTCACCGCTGCGCTGCACTCGACTAACACGCCCTCGCAAGATTAGAAAAATAGGCACCATCGCCATCACAGCACAACATCGCAGTCCACACTCGACTGCTGGTTTCACATAACCAGAAATGGTCTCAACGTACCAGATGCCGTCCTTCTACAGACCGACACCTTTGACTGTAGACACAACACAAGCGCAAAAGTACTACGAAGAGGAGGACCACAGCATCCTCGACGAAACTATCTTGGATCACAGCGCACTCGACTCGGGCCTGGAAATGTCGCCTCCCATGGTTGATAGCAGAAGAGATTCCTTCGCCGTTGGCGGCTCTCTCTTCTCACCAAAGACGGAGGACTGGCAGTCAGTCGATATGCAATCCGTGCCATCCAACAACCCTTTCATCGAGCAGCAACACAACAACAACCCCTTCATGCGCCTGGATCATGCTCAGCCTTCCCCTTTCGCCCCTCAAGGCAACGGATGGTCTCTGAGCAATACTTCTGGCTCTTGCACTCCCCTCCAGCAATTCGATGGCATGCCGGCTGAATACGACAATGGCGCTCCCATGTTCCAAAGGCCCGTCCCGGGCCAGACGCCCTTCACCAACCCCACCGGTCAAATCAATATGTTCGCACCCATCGGATCAGGCAACCAGTCCATACCAACTTCACCACAGAAGGGATGGATCGGCCAGGCGGAATCTATGGCCAAGAAGATGCGCCCTGGTAGCCCTACCATCCGCTCACACAACGACATGCGAAGGGGTGACGGCATCCGCAAGAAGAACGCTCGCTTCGATATCCCGGCCGAGCGCAATCTCAGCAACATCGATCACCTCATCGCTCAGTCCACCGATGAGCAAGAGATCAAGGAGCTCAAGCAGCAAAAGCGACTGCTGAGGAATCGCCAGGCAGCGTACGTGCACACTCACTTCCTTTCAATTCCACTTACTAACATTGCAACAGCCTTGACTCTCGCCAGAGAAAGAAGCAACACACCGAGCGGCTTGAAGATGAGAAGAAGCAATTCACCGCTGTGCTCACCGATCTGGAGGAAGAGATGGCCGACATGAGGAAACAGATGGAGCAGCTTTTGAGAGAGAAGCAGTTCAACCAGGAGTACATCGAGTCACTCACcatggagaaggaggagatgATCCGCTCCCACACGATCGAAACCGGCGAACTCCGGAAGAAGGTCAGCGTCCTCACCGACCACGTCCAGCGTCTCGAGAGCGCCGCCATGACTGCTCCTGCCAACAACAACTATGTATCTGGCTACGACGACATGGACGGCATGACCATGCCGGGCAGCTGGGACAACGTCAACTTCCTCGGCGAGTACCCCATGGAGCAGGAAGTCAAGCAGGAACTCCAGGTGGTTCCGAACAAGAAGGCTGATGTTTCCTTCCCCGTCGATTCCGAGAAGTCTTCCTCCCAGGGTGGTATTCTCTTCatgctcttcctcgtcggtgCCTTTGTTCTGTCCAGCCGCTCTACCCCTGCCATTCCCCGGGTCTCCGAGGACGTCCGCGCTGAAGCTGCCACCCTCCTCGAGAACGTATTCAAGGATGCCGGCGTAAACGGTGCATCCAACACCCTGAACGCTCTCGCTCCTCAGCCTTCCGGCGGCTCGTGGGTCGACAACTCGGCCATGCCTATGAGTGACACCTCAATGGGCGGTGTCGCGCCTTCGATGCTCGGCCAGCTTGGCGACTCTCTCACCCAGCCTACCGATGAACAAGCAAATGAGCAACTCTTTGGACTCTCGGCTGCTCAGTACAACGGCGTCAGCTCGCAGGATTTCCTCAACAACGCCCCCGAGCGCACCACCAGCCAAGGACGCAAGAACCTTGCCGATGCCCTCTCAGCGATGCGGACCAACAAGCAATCCGCAGCCGACGTCTACACTAGATCACTACTTTGGGATCAGATCCCCAGCGAAGTCGTCAGAAACTTTGCCAAAATGGTGTCCGAAAGCAACAGCGCGAAAGCGGGCGCTAACGAATAACGAAGACCAAAAAAATTACGATCCCATGATCACATCAACGAATCTCAACTCTTAGCTCAAAATATCATTCTACCAAACATCTTTTTTCCTTTCAGCCGAAGCTCATCATACACTTCTACCGCTCCCGCGGACAAAACCCCAGACATTGTTGCTCACGCACCAAACAATCCTCTTTTCACCGCCAAATGATCGAAGCTCTTCGGACATACTTACTTTCCAACCGCTTTATTTTTGTGATTTTCATTTTGGGACGCCATTTCCCTCCGGTATCTAGCAAGCGAGCGAGCATTCTGGATTTAGTCTGATATCTCTGTATTTCACATATCTAGTTTGGTATCTATTGCTCTTTTCAGGCAAGGAGGGACGGGGGAGAAGAGCATAGGAACACGGGACGGCCAAGCTTTTCCAACGTTTGTACAATGGGGGCAACGGGGTTGGCTTGGAAATGGAGGGGTGGTCACATGGAATCTTGGGTTACCGGAGGAGAGCAGGCCTCACACAACGAGGGACGTCATCTCACAGGAGACGGAGGAAAGGAGAGGGAGGTGGTGTTTGGTTGGGAATCATGTTGCTTTTGTTCTTTTGTCTGATTTTCCTTTTGTTTTATTTCCttttatttcctttttttggCCTTGACTGGAAAGATGGACAGCACCGCACGAAGTTGCAGATTGTTGACGAGAAACGAGAAAGCGTCTCGCGACGAAACGTGGAAACGGAAATGAGTCGAAACGAATCTCATGATCAATGACAATCAAACGAAACGAAATTTTTACCACGTCACTACTTCTACGAAagcctttttttcttttgatATTTTCTGCACATCTCATTGCGACATAAACCGACACTAGTACCGGCACACACGCGCACAAACACCAGGACAGACAgtaggagagagagagagagcattTGGATATTCGGGTAATGAGCAGTCAAACAGCCTGCCGTTGGCCCCCATCTTCTTCATGTTTTTGCCCCCTCGCCTTTCCTTTGGCGTGGGGGAGATCATTCTATTCATGTAGCTACTTGCAAATCTCCAACAAAGATACCAAGGATTCTCCATTGCCTTACTCACCATTCCTTGAAAACATGCCTATCTATGCTTTTACCATGTTGTGACGCGCAGTAGCCGACCATGGGAACAGATGACACTTGCAGGTTCCTTGCTACTTGTGAACCCCCCGGCTCCAGGTGAGGTAGAAGTCAAAGACTAGCAAGGAGTCATCGTCCCTCGTGCGTCGCTGATCGGTTGATCCGATCCGCGAGGAGCGCAGGAAACCTTTTTGACGCATGGGGAGGGAAGGGATTCTCGGTCAACGTTTGGGGGAGGAGGAAACTGGCTAGGCAACACCCAATGCGGACCAAGCCTAGAGGCTGAGTACCTAGTATAGTAGTGTAAGTTCCTAGGTACATAGGTGGGTTCCCTGCCGAGGGGGGGCGATGGCGGGTTACCGTGCCATATAACAACGGTTCTACTAAGATGATCAACGTTTTTGGGTCACTCCTCGGTCTGGGTGGCTCGTTAGGTATTCGGGGTAGAGTTCGTTGAGGGGATGGGAATGGAGGGGCGAAGTTACGAAAGCAAACAAGCCAACGCCGGTCCGGAAACTTGGAATGAGGGCCGAGGATAGAAGCGTGACGACCTAGATATGGACGGCGAGGAGGACGAGCAAGGGAAGGGCGGGGCAACGGGAACGAACGAACGAAACGAAACGATGTACACGGGGAAATCATGTTGAACGCAGAGGCGGATGAGGCCATCTATTGGTTCTCGTTTTGGGAGTGTACGTGATAAGATGGGCATTGTAAGGTCCGATGGGGTTGTGGCTTGGGCGATGCGAGGTGTGGAGAGTGGAGGGTGAGAGGGAGGGTACACGATCGTTCCCGGTTTCCGAAGTGTGCGTGTGAAGTGTGACTTGATTCCGTTGGTCAGTGGTAGGTCTTTTTTTTGGTCTTGGAACGACTCTCGGGATCGTTAGTGTTGAAGAATATTGACCAGTGAGATGCGAGAGAAGTGGGTGAGTGACCAGAATTTCATCATGGTAATTTTCCTGCCTACCAGCAAGGTTTCGTTTCCACTTTCGGGATGATCCATTCTTGAAATCCGGGAATAGTGCGAGACGTCCCCCTTCTGCTTGGGGCAAAGCAAGAGTAGTATGTGAGGATCGGGGTGGTAATGGAGGGAGACATGCGGGCGTTAGCGTTGGTCGCATGAGGAGGGCACGACGATGGACGGGGAGGGATTTTGGAGATGTGGGATTGGTTGATAATGCAGCTTATTCTGCTCGGGGCGGCGCGTGAGAGCTGGGTGCAAACGAAGGGGGGGTTGACTGGGATGGACGGGCTGAGATATTCTGCTAGTGACATGCAGGTTCAAAGAGACGGACTTTTTCGCGGGCTTTGGTTAGAATCTACCTCTCCGTACCTAAGGTGAGTTGAGGGCCGGCTGAAGATGTGTGTGTAAGTCTggaggcggaggcggaggcggaggcgggGATAAATCTGGGTGGCTGGGAAAGGGGAGAGCTTGGGTGAGcatagagagagagagagcttgGAGCTTGGAGCAAGTGAATTGCATTAGGTTGAGAATTTAGACCCGAGAGCTTTTGGAGAAGAATGGTATTGTTTCCGGCTGAAGAAGTATACCTAGACTACAGAGTAGCGCCGCCGAACTGCCTTGTTTCGCGCGGTGGTACAGACGCTGCGGAAAGATGTGCCGTGAATGAGAGAGGCAAGCCACACTTGTACGCGCAACGCTAGAGTAGTCAGTCGGGCGGTGCGAGTGGGAAGGATGcagatggtggtggtggtggtggtgcttTTTGCCAGGATTTCTTTTCTTCCTGCAGGTTTTCTTGGAGACTTTACGCCAAGAGTAGCTTGTCTTTTTCCGATGAGCTCACTTGTATCATGGAAGGGGACTTGGGTGAGAGGGAAGgagaggtgaggtgagatAAGGTCAGGCACTCCGAAGAAGGGACAACTGAGATTCTCCCGTATTAATTGGCATTGTGACATGTCCCATGTGGTGGTCATGATGGTGGTGAAATGTCAACGAGTCGCACCAGGTCCGTCTAGGCGTCCTCCAAAATAGGAACGTAAGACGACAGGCAGACACATAACAGGCCTAGAAACAGAAACCCTCTGTTCCTCGCGTGGGCTTTTCCATTGAACTCATCACCTCCATCGTGCGCAGAGGCACACCAGAACAGGGGAGGAAACACCACCCACCCACCCAACCTGTCGTCGCTCGTATGCGTGTCTCAGACACTCTCGAGGCCGCATGCTTGAGCTCGCGCTCACGGGAGCCAAGATGTGTTGCAGTTGCCCAGTGGGTAGGCAGGCAGGGCACGGGGGAAGCAGTGGTGGGAGCCCGTCACGGGTTTGAGCTGATGACTGGACATTGCGGTTCTTCTTTCCACTGGGTTTGTTGATTGAGAGGTCATCTATCTGTCTCTCATTCCACGGATGTCTCTATTCCCGTATGCACGCCGACCTCCTTGTCCTGCATGAGTTCGCATGATGCTTCCTAAACCCAGCTGCAGGCAGCGAgagccaccgccgccgctacCGCCGCTGCTGTTGCAGTGCGTGATACAGAGAACCATGCGAGGAGGGCGTGTAAGTCGCAAATTGTGAGTACCCATGTATACGTGCAACAGAGAAGGAGGAAACGTCAGAAGAATGCCGTGAGGTGATGAGTGAAAAGGTCCATGTTAGTCTCACCGTACTTTCCTCGGAGGCAAGAGATGCTAAGGCAAGGTCAGGATCTAGGTCAAGGACCGGTGAATACATTAGTCTCAAGGTGTGGATGGAGGCGAAACGGTTATTCTCACTGCGATTTCCCGCATCTTACTGGCCTTGTCTTCACCTTTAGAAGATTGCACTTGTGCTGTTAGGTGCAGAAACGGTCTGGTGGCGATGGGGGTTTCTTCCGATCTTTCGCTATTGTCCGCTCGGCTTCTTCCTTACTGCTATCGCATCGCGGGAGCAGGTGAGCAGAAGATGATGAAAGAGGGAACATCATGCAAGCCATGAGTTAGCCTTGCGTCGCCGCGATGCGCAAAGTTCGGATGGGAGGAGAAAGTGAAGACGGAAGCAGCAGTTCGTCTCTTTTCTTGCAGGAGAACATCCTCTCCCCTCCAACTTCCCCCCTTTCCCGACACCGCGTCTCGAAGCGGAACTAAGGTGAAGCCAAGGTGAGTCTTGCGATGTAATCTAGAAGGTCCGGTCGATGGGATTGCTGACGTTGCACCTTTTCATTGGGCCGTTGCACCTACTTAGCACCTAGCTCTTTATGAGTGTAGCTCCCAAGAGAAATTTCTCTCTTCCCGCTTTTGCTGCAAACGGGCTTGACGAGATGAACTGCTGCTCCGTGACTCCCTCAATCTTTGCGGAGAATTTGGGAAAAAAGGAAGATGGACCCGATCGATCTTCACCCATGCAGAATTCATGCAAGAAGAACGCGCGCGGCACGTGTGAGTTTGTCGGATCTGGATTGCGCGGAGATGGAGAGGAGATGTGCATGGCAAATCACCCCCCATGCCATTCCCACTCCCCACTAAGGCACGTTCTACTGCGGTCTCCAAGATTCTTCTGTTCGATTTCAGGTGTGAGTTTCCGAAAGAACGGGGAGGAAGTCAATGACGATGCATGCTTGCCTCGCGTCTTCGCTTCTCTTGCGCGCTTGAGCCAAGGTGAGATACAAGCGCTGCCACCGTTTCGCTGGGCTTGGTCTGTACTTTGAGAAAAGCGGAATCGATAGACGGTGAATACGGATACAGACGGTCGTACGTTTATTTGGTCGTTCTGTCTTTGATGGTTGCTCAGGCGGTTCTTGGTATAGACGGTCATACCTACCTCCGCAACTCACCAGATCTTGACAGAGGACCCTCAAGTAATCTTTTCCATGGTCCCATTATCAGACACCGCCCATAGATTCAGAAAAGACCGGGGGAAGTTCAAAGACATGTCTCATCGGCTCCTGGTGACTCACTACAAACAATATGTTTCTCGAGGACGAAACGCGGTGTAACCCTGTAGCGATACCCTTCGTATGGCTCTCCACACAGGTACCCCTGAGGTAAAGGGGGACCCGCAGGAACAAACACAAAGGCGAGAAAGAAGTAAGAGGCGGATGAGCGGCTGAGGGCGAGGAGGTAGCTTGAGTGAGGTAGGGTATCGTGGTAGTTCATCGTGGAACTCCATGACGTTTGTTTGAGCTTGTTCACAGTGGCAGCGCCAAAAGAGTTAAGAAGAGTAGAAGGAGAGAAAGAACGAGAGGGGTTTGACGTTACGATGCTACGATTTTGCAACGTCTGCGTATCACCCCGCCCTGACAGCCCCGCGCTCTCTATATGCTGCTGCTGGAAGAAGCAGGTTCGTGGCGCCTTGGGGAACCCAAACGAGACTCAGACAAAATTGAGATGTTGGTTCGGCCCGGCGAAAGGCACGGTGTGCTTTTCCCTCCCGTGTAGTTACCCGGGTCGGGTGCACCCGTTCTCCGTGCCCTGTGGCCCCGTCTACCCGGCTTCCGTCATCAGTCATCAGTCACATTACCCGCAAGATAGACGGTCGATGGGATCTCATTAAATAGAATGCATCGCTTTTTTTCTTGAAATATGAATCCCTGTGGTGATAATGCGGGGTACGTAGAGcagtaaaataataaagc from the Colletotrichum lupini chromosome 3, complete sequence genome contains:
- a CDS encoding bZIP transcription factor; the encoded protein is MVSTYQMPSFYRPTPLTVDTTQAQKYYEEEDHSILDETILDHSALDSGLEMSPPMVDSRRDSFAVGGSLFSPKTEDWQSVDMQSVPSNNPFIEQQHNNNPFMRLDHAQPSPFAPQGNGWSLSNTSGSCTPLQQFDGMPAEYDNGAPMFQRPVPGQTPFTNPTGQINMFAPIGSGNQSIPTSPQKGWIGQAESMAKKMRPGSPTIRSHNDMRRGDGIRKKNARFDIPAERNLSNIDHLIAQSTDEQEIKELKQQKRLLRNRQAALDSRQRKKQHTERLEDEKKQFTAVLTDLEEEMADMRKQMEQLLREKQFNQEYIESLTMEKEEMIRSHTIETGELRKKVSVLTDHVQRLESAAMTAPANNNYVSGYDDMDGMTMPGSWDNVNFLGEYPMEQEVKQELQVVPNKKADVSFPVDSEKSSSQGGILFMLFLVGAFVLSSRSTPAIPRVSEDVRAEAATLLENVFKDAGVNGASNTLNALAPQPSGGSWVDNSAMPMSDTSMGGVAPSMLGQLGDSLTQPTDEQANEQLFGLSAAQYNGVSSQDFLNNAPERTTSQGRKNLADALSAMRTNKQSAADVYTRSLLWDQIPSEVVRNFAKMVSESNSAKAGANE